CGCGACCCCGGCCAGCCGCACCGCACCCGCCGGCACGGTGTCGAAGCCCTTCGGGGTGTCGATGCGTGATTCGGTCTTGACCGGTGCCTGCTCGCCCCAGCCGCGTTTGAGCCAGTAGGCCTGGCGGGCCTTCCAGGTGGTCACCTCGATGTCCACGACCCACTTGGTCGCCGACACGTAGCCGTAGAGCCCCGGCGTGACCAGCCGGGCGGGAAACCCGTGTTCCAGCGGAAGCGGTTCGCGGTTCATCCCGATCGCCAGCATCGCGCCGCGGTCGCGATCCAGGGCCGCCGCCACGGGCGTGCCGGAGGTCCAGCCGTCGACACTCGTGCAGAACAGCTGCTCCGCACCCGGGCGCACGCCGGCCTCGGCCAGCAGATCGGCCAGGTCGACCCCGATGAAGTCGGACGTCGACACGTAGTCGCCACCGACCTCATTGGACACACAGGTCATCGTAATCGTGCGTTCGACCAGCGGGCGGTTGCGGATGTCGGCGTAGCGGTAGCGCACTTCACGCTCGACCATGCCATGGATGCGCAGGCTCCAGTCCTCCGCGCGCGGCTGCGGCACCGACAAGGCCGTGTCGACCCGGTAGAACTTGGGGTTGGGCGTCAGGAACGTCGGTGTCCCCAGTTTTGCGAAGTCGGCGTCGGCCGGGATCGCGGGCGCGGATTTCGCGGGCACGAGGGCACCGATCGCCGCCCGGGACGCCGTCGCGTCCCGGGCGCCGCTGACCAGCTGGCCGGCCCCGCCGAGTACGCCGGCCCCGACGAGAGCACCCGCCCCGCCGAGGAGAAACGACCGCCGCGACGCACCCCCGGATCGCTCGGCCGGCGCATTCTTGCGGGGCGCGATCCGGTGCAGCAGCAGGAAAACGGCCACGCCCACCACCAGGCTCGCGGCCGGCGCCAGCAGCGCCACGGCGGTCAGGTCCGGGCGCTGGTACACCGCGAAGCCGCCGAGCAGCCCGAACAGGGCGACGATGACCACCCCCGGTCGAGGCGAGCGCAGCGACAGCACCCCGGCCACGGCAGCCGCGGCCACCATCACCGCGGCCATGCCGCCGAGCAGCACGACTTTGTCGTAGGTGCCGAACGTCCGCACCGCGAAGTCCTTCAGCTCGATCGGTGTCAGGTCGATCGCGCCGTTGCCGACCGCCAGGTAGGGCGAGGCGTTGATGCTGATGAACCCGGCCACGAGGTGCCCGGCCCCCAGAGCCGCGAGCAGCGCCAGCACCCCGCAGAGCGCCGCGGAGGGGATGCGCAGCCGTGGCGGCGAGGTGCTCGGCGCGGCAGGAGCTTCGGTAGTGGCCATACCGGTCATTCGGCCCCGCGCGGCGTCCGGATGGGCACCTGCTCGGGTGAGTTTCCGATCGGCACCAATACAGCCCGGAACCGGTGGCGAATGCCTGGTGACCCGTCGGCTGAGCGCCGGCGGCAGACTCGGCGGTTCGGCCGGGAGGGACTTAACATGGCCGGTCACGCCGGAGCTTTGACGATGGCGCCGCCTCCGATGTCCACACTGGACGAAACCGCGACACCCGAGGAACTGCTCGCACGGGTGGCGCTCGGGGACGAGGCGGCGTTCGCCCGGCTCTACGACGAGCTCGCGGGACCCGTGCTGGGCATGGTGGTCCGGGTGCTGCGGGACCGGGCGCAGTCCGAGGAGGTCGCGCAGGAGACGATGCTGGAGATCTGGCGCAAGGCCGCGACGTTCACGCCTGAACGCGGGAACGTGCGATCGTGGGCGCTGACGATCGCGCACCGGCGGGCGATCGACCGCGTGCGGTCCGAGCAGTCGGGCTCCGATCGGGAGACCCGCGCCGGCCGCCTGGACCCGCACCGGGACTTCGACGAGGTCGCCGAGCAGACGATGCTGCGCCTGGAACGCGACGACGTGCGCGCGGCGCTCGCCTCGCTCACCGACCTGCAGCGCCGCTCGATCGAGCTCGCGTACTACGACGGGTACACCTATCGCGAAGTCGGCGCCCTCCTCGACATCCCCGTCAGCACCGTCAAGTCGCGCATGCGAGACGGCCTCATCCGCCTGCGCCACGTCCTGGGAGCACGAGCATGACCACCGCCGAAACCCACGCCCTCACCGGCGCCTACGTGCTCGACGCCATCGGCGACTTCGAGCGGGCGAAGTTCGAACGGCACCTGCGCGACTGCGAGGTGTGCGCCCACGAGGTGCGTGAGCTGCGAGCCGTGGCCGCTTTGCTCGGCGTCGCCGCCGACGCCGAGCCGCCGGCCCGGCTGCGCTCGGCCGTGCTCGCGCGGATCACGGCGACGCGCCAGGCTCCGCCGCTCGTCCACGAACCGCGGCCCGCGGCCGGCGTCCCGCGGCGATGGCGCACGCGGGCGGCGATCGCGGTCGCCGCCGCCGCGGCAGTGGCCGCCGGCGTCGTCGGGGGCATCACCCTGGGCGACGGCCCGGGCGGCGATCGCGGCTCGACGGTCGTGACCGCGGACGGCCAGATCCTGGCCGCACCCGACGCCGTCACCGTCACCGCGCGCGCCGCCACCGGCGGGACCGGTACCGCCGAGGCCTCCCGCAGCGTCGCGCGGGTCGCGGTCTCGCTCGACGGCGTCGCGACCCTCGACCCCGCCCACGCGTACCAGGTCTGGCTGATCGGCCCGCGCGGTCCTCGGTCGGCCGGCCTGCTCCGCCCCGACGCCGGCCCGCTGGTCAGCGCGCTGCCCGCGGACGTCGACCACATCGCCGTCACCACCGAACCCGCGACGGGATCACCGCGGCCGACGACCCCTGGGGTGCTCCGGCTCGACCTCGGGTGAGCTGCGATCCACTTCGTACTCGAGAGCCCGATCCGCAGGAGCACACGTGGCTGCACAAGCGAACGAGCCGATCCACCACGTCGCGGACGGGTCCGAGCTGGCCCGGGAGCTGGACTCCTACCTCGCCGAGGGCTACGGCATCGAGCGCGCGGCCGACGGCTGGCTGGTACTGCGCCGTGGGTCCACCCGGATCACGGTCGTCACCGCCGCCGCACTCTCCGGCTGACCGAACGCGACGAAGGGGGTGGTGGGCCACCTGGCCCGCCACCCCCTTCGTTTTCCTCTGGTGCCGGGGTCAGCCGGCGGCGCTGGTGTTGACGTCGCCATTGACGCCCTTCGGGAAGAACCCGCCTGAAGTCGCGGCTTTGTCGGTCAGGTAGACGATGTTGAGGACCTGGCCGGGGCTGCGGCTGTAGGCGATTCCGTTGGCGTCGGTGGGCACGATGTCGGCGTTGCCGTGGCTGTCGATCACGCCCTGGTCGTCGTCGGCGGGGCCGTCGAGGCTGTCGCGGGCGGCGGACAGTTTGACCGACGCCTTTTTCAGGTCGGTGCTGAACAAACCGGTGCCGAGCAGGCCACCACCGCGCTGGTAGAGCGCGCTGCGGATCGTGCCGGCGTGGTAGGCCTCGACCGCGAGGATGCCCGCGGCCGCTTCGCGGTAGGTCTTGTTGCTGATCAGCGGGGCCGCGCCTTTGTAGGCGGTGACCCCGACGTCTTCGAACAGGTACGCGGCGAGCAGGAAGTTCTACTCGCACGCGAACGCGTCGAAGGTGTGCCCGGGCTTCACGATCCCGGCCGCCTGCGCGGCGGCGGTGAAGCTGGACTGCAGGTCGATCGCGGGCCGGCTGACCGCCGCGGCGCCCAGCGCGGAGCGCAGGAACGCGACGTGCGCCTTCTCGTCGCCCGCGATCTCCTGGGCGTACTGCTTGGTGGCCTTCGTCTCGAACCGCACCGCGCGGCCACCGGTGACCCCGCCCCGGGTGCCCGTGCCGGTGGTCATCGAGTCGGCCAGGCCTTTGCCCGTCACGGCGTGCAGGTAGAACTCGGCCTCGAGGTATTCGAGGTTGAGGGCGAAGTTCAGCACCGCGCCGTCACTCACCTCGGCGCCGGCCTCGGCCACCGGCGCGGACCGGCGGGTCGCCGCGGCCGCCGGACCGGCGAGGGCGAGTCCGCCGAGCGCGCCGACGCCGACGACGCCGAGCCCGGTCATGCCCGCGGCCTGGAGGAACTTGCGCCGATCCTGGGGATTCTCCGCGCTCCGGGTGATCATGGAGGCGGCATAACGCTTGCCGAACACAGGCGATCTCCTTCCGACCCGGCACCGCGGACGGCCGTGCCGGGCGTCCCCCGCGCCGGACGTGCGCGCGAGGGGTGGATCTTGCGTGGACCACCGGAGTTCGGTGCCGCTTGGGGACGTGGATTGGTCCGAACCTGGATCGGGTGACGGCGGCTCCCGGGCGGCGTGGCGGCGTACCCGCATTTCAGTGGCCCAAACCTGTTGGGGCAAAAGAAAAAGATCAGCCCCGCACCCATCCGTTCGGGTGCGCCGCCGCGAAGACCCCCTGACGAGCGACTCGCAACGTCACGAAAGGAGGTGAATACATGGAAACATCTCCGATGATCTGCCGGGCGGACAAGTCTGGCCGTCCCCTGTCCGGGCGCTGTTCGTGATGAGCGTGATGTGCG
The sequence above is a segment of the Amycolatopsis sp. 2-15 genome. Coding sequences within it:
- a CDS encoding molybdopterin-dependent oxidoreductase, coding for MATTEAPAAPSTSPPRLRIPSAALCGVLALLAALGAGHLVAGFISINASPYLAVGNGAIDLTPIELKDFAVRTFGTYDKVVLLGGMAAVMVAAAAVAGVLSLRSPRPGVVIVALFGLLGGFAVYQRPDLTAVALLAPAASLVVGVAVFLLLHRIAPRKNAPAERSGGASRRSFLLGGAGALVGAGVLGGAGQLVSGARDATASRAAIGALVPAKSAPAIPADADFAKLGTPTFLTPNPKFYRVDTALSVPQPRAEDWSLRIHGMVEREVRYRYADIRNRPLVERTITMTCVSNEVGGDYVSTSDFIGVDLADLLAEAGVRPGAEQLFCTSVDGWTSGTPVAAALDRDRGAMLAIGMNREPLPLEHGFPARLVTPGLYGYVSATKWVVDIEVTTWKARQAYWLKRGWGEQAPVKTESRIDTPKGFDTVPAGAVRLAGVAWSQHNGIADVEIKVDGSPWQRTTLSAEVNVNTWRMWWTQIAVKPGTHQVFVRATDKTGYTQTDARAGTVPDGATGWHSTTFIAT
- the sigK gene encoding ECF RNA polymerase sigma factor SigK translates to MSTLDETATPEELLARVALGDEAAFARLYDELAGPVLGMVVRVLRDRAQSEEVAQETMLEIWRKAATFTPERGNVRSWALTIAHRRAIDRVRSEQSGSDRETRAGRLDPHRDFDEVAEQTMLRLERDDVRAALASLTDLQRRSIELAYYDGYTYREVGALLDIPVSTVKSRMRDGLIRLRHVLGARA
- a CDS encoding anti-sigma factor — translated: MTTAETHALTGAYVLDAIGDFERAKFERHLRDCEVCAHEVRELRAVAALLGVAADAEPPARLRSAVLARITATRQAPPLVHEPRPAAGVPRRWRTRAAIAVAAAAAVAAGVVGGITLGDGPGGDRGSTVVTADGQILAAPDAVTVTARAATGGTGTAEASRSVARVAVSLDGVATLDPAHAYQVWLIGPRGPRSAGLLRPDAGPLVSALPADVDHIAVTTEPATGSPRPTTPGVLRLDLG